A window of the Glaciimonas sp. CA11.2 genome harbors these coding sequences:
- the cobT gene encoding nicotinate-nucleotide--dimethylbenzimidazole phosphoribosyltransferase: MQIPHIVSIQDSDLSNTITTVINNKTKPLGSLGALEAIGLQIGLIQKTTRPTFIQPAILIFAADHGVVAENISAYPQSVTWQMVENFLNQNAAINVFARQNNCALQIVDAGVNHDFGWPPQLIGKKVGFGTRNFANESAMTAEQCTTAMEHGMDLIGGLTGNIVGFGEMGIGNTTAAAAIMHKITGLPLVDCVGAGTAFDAARILHKQNVIQRAVSFHGGIVAPLDVLATFGGFEIAMMVGAMLAAAERRMVLLIDGFIVTSALLVAAQLRPEILDYCIFAHCSDERGHQQMLTFLKAQPLLQLGLRLGEGTGAALALPLVQAAVLFMTEMATFDSAAVDSISTPPHAQ; the protein is encoded by the coding sequence ATGCAGATTCCTCACATTGTATCCATTCAGGATAGCGATCTCAGTAATACCATCACCACTGTCATCAATAATAAAACCAAGCCGTTAGGCAGTTTGGGTGCGTTAGAAGCAATCGGCCTTCAAATCGGATTGATCCAAAAAACCACGCGTCCGACATTCATCCAGCCAGCTATCCTTATATTCGCCGCTGACCATGGTGTCGTCGCCGAGAATATCTCTGCTTATCCACAAAGTGTGACGTGGCAAATGGTTGAAAATTTTCTCAACCAAAATGCGGCGATTAATGTTTTTGCACGTCAAAATAATTGCGCTTTGCAGATAGTTGATGCTGGTGTTAATCATGATTTCGGTTGGCCTCCTCAGTTAATCGGTAAAAAAGTCGGTTTCGGAACGCGAAATTTTGCTAACGAGTCGGCGATGACCGCTGAGCAATGCACCACAGCCATGGAACACGGCATGGACCTGATTGGGGGGCTAACCGGCAATATCGTTGGTTTTGGAGAGATGGGAATCGGCAATACCACCGCAGCGGCGGCCATCATGCACAAGATCACCGGCTTGCCGCTGGTCGATTGCGTGGGGGCGGGAACCGCCTTTGATGCTGCCCGAATTTTGCATAAGCAAAATGTGATTCAGCGTGCGGTCAGTTTTCACGGTGGCATCGTTGCGCCGCTTGATGTATTGGCGACATTTGGTGGTTTTGAAATCGCCATGATGGTCGGTGCGATGCTGGCTGCTGCCGAACGCCGCATGGTTTTGCTGATCGATGGATTCATTGTTACCAGCGCATTACTGGTCGCCGCACAGTTGCGTCCCGAAATCCTGGATTACTGCATTTTTGCGCATTGCTCGGACGAGCGAGGCCACCAACAGATGTTGACGTTCCTTAAAGCGCAACCATTACTGCAATTAGGTTTGCGTTTGGGCGAGGGTACGGGCGCAGCGCTGGCATTACCTCTGGTGCAGGCGGCGGTACTTTTTATGACGGAAATGGCGACCTTTGACTCGGCAGCGGTTGATTCTATTTCTACGCCTCCGCATGCACAGTGA
- a CDS encoding P-II family nitrogen regulator, producing the protein MKQITAIIKPFKLDEVREALAEVGVNGLTVTEVKGFGRQKGHTELYRGAEYVVDFLPKVKVELVIDDALAEQAVDAIIKAARTGKIGDGKIFVREVEQVIRIRTGETGSEAV; encoded by the coding sequence ATGAAGCAAATTACTGCCATTATCAAACCGTTCAAACTGGACGAAGTACGCGAAGCGTTGGCCGAAGTCGGCGTCAATGGCTTAACCGTCACTGAAGTCAAAGGTTTTGGTCGCCAAAAAGGCCATACCGAGTTGTATCGCGGCGCGGAATATGTCGTCGATTTTTTGCCAAAAGTAAAAGTTGAATTGGTGATTGACGATGCGCTTGCTGAGCAAGCTGTTGATGCCATCATCAAAGCTGCGCGTACTGGCAAGATTGGTGACGGTAAGATTTTTGTCCGCGAAGTCGAGCAAGTTATCCGCATTCGTACCGGCGAAACTGGTTCGGAAGCGGTATAA